One genomic window of Desulfovibrio aminophilus DSM 12254 includes the following:
- a CDS encoding P-II family nitrogen regulator, with protein sequence MKLRKDFDLIVTIVNKGWSDRVVGASKRAGAEGGTIIFGRGTGIRETQTFFGIPIEPEKEIVLTAVPERLTEPVLEAIVEAADLEKPGTGVAFVLPLKAVAGICHLMGGEAAPGER encoded by the coding sequence ATGAAACTCCGCAAGGATTTCGATCTGATCGTGACCATCGTGAACAAGGGCTGGAGCGACAGGGTGGTCGGCGCATCCAAGCGGGCCGGAGCCGAGGGCGGAACGATCATCTTCGGCCGGGGCACGGGCATCCGCGAAACCCAGACCTTCTTCGGCATTCCCATCGAGCCGGAAAAGGAGATCGTGCTCACGGCCGTGCCGGAGCGGCTCACCGAGCCGGTGCTGGAGGCCATCGTGGAGGCGGCCGACCTGGAGAAGCCGGGAACGGGAGTGGCCTTCGTGCTGCCGCTCAAGGCCGTGGCCGGAATCTGCCACCTCATGGGCGGTGAGGCCGCGCCGGGAGAGCGCTAG
- a CDS encoding class I SAM-dependent methyltransferase, with amino-acid sequence MSMDVQLEYWDQAASSKTFSHPIPTLVFRDFLPVSARILDYGCGYGRVCSELSGLGYDNVTGIDISGEMVRRGKLLGDGLDLRVFDGLSPDFGDGSFDACLLVALLTCVPSDAGQERVIREINRLLAPGGLLFVSDYPLQRDERNRARYREFERELGTFGMFRTEGAVFRHHDMAWVRRLLAGFQVEWEREVAVRTMNGHESDVFQMMLRKKA; translated from the coding sequence ATGAGCATGGATGTCCAACTGGAATATTGGGACCAAGCCGCTTCTTCCAAGACGTTTTCCCACCCCATCCCGACCCTGGTCTTTCGGGACTTTCTTCCGGTTTCGGCGCGGATATTGGATTACGGCTGCGGCTACGGCCGCGTCTGTTCCGAACTTTCCGGCCTCGGCTACGACAACGTCACCGGGATCGACATCTCCGGGGAAATGGTCCGGCGCGGAAAGCTCCTGGGCGACGGCCTGGACCTCCGCGTCTTCGACGGCCTGTCGCCGGATTTCGGCGACGGCTCCTTTGACGCCTGCCTTCTGGTGGCGCTTCTCACCTGCGTGCCCTCCGACGCGGGCCAGGAACGCGTCATCCGTGAGATCAACCGGCTGCTGGCCCCGGGCGGCCTGCTCTTCGTCAGCGACTATCCCCTGCAGCGGGACGAGAGGAACAGGGCGCGGTACCGCGAATTCGAACGGGAACTGGGCACGTTCGGCATGTTCCGCACCGAGGGGGCCGTGTTCCGGCACCACGACATGGCCTGGGTGCGGCGGCTGCTCGCCGGTTTCCAGGTCGAGTGGGAACGGGAGGTCGCTGTCCGCACGATGAACGGCCACGAATCCGACGTGTTCCAGATGATGCTCCGGAAAAAGGCCTAG
- a CDS encoding acyl-CoA thioesterase, with product MNGKTPAQTAVTMAHLILPSDANPAGNCHGGVVLKYIDICGAIVAKRHCRKNVVTASMDRTDFLAPVHVGEMVILKASLNMVGRTSMEVGVRVEAENLMTGEVRHTNSAYVTYVCMGEDGKPHAVPPMVPETDEDRRRMSEAQMRRKLRQEAKSLEKKRG from the coding sequence ATGAACGGCAAGACCCCGGCCCAGACCGCCGTGACCATGGCCCACCTCATCCTGCCCTCGGACGCCAACCCGGCGGGCAACTGCCACGGCGGCGTGGTCCTCAAGTACATCGACATCTGCGGGGCCATCGTGGCCAAGCGCCACTGCCGCAAGAACGTGGTCACGGCCAGCATGGACCGCACGGACTTCCTGGCCCCGGTGCATGTGGGCGAGATGGTCATCCTCAAGGCCAGCCTGAACATGGTCGGCCGGACGAGCATGGAGGTGGGCGTGCGGGTGGAGGCCGAGAACCTCATGACCGGCGAGGTGCGCCACACGAACTCGGCCTACGTGACCTACGTCTGCATGGGCGAGGACGGCAAGCCCCACGCCGTGCCGCCGATGGTCCCGGAAACCGACGAGGACCGCCGCCGCATGTCCGAGGCCCAGATGCGCCGCAAGCTCCGCCAGGAGGCCAAGAGCCTGGAGAAGAAGCGGGGCTGA